Genomic segment of Streptomyces sp. NA02950:
TCAGCTCTTCTTCGAGGATCTCTACCTGCGCTAGAAGCTCAGCCCGTTCGTCCCGCAGATCACCGAGTTGGTCTTCGTGTAGCTGCAGAGCGCTCCGCGTCTCGGAACGATCCCGGTCGTGATCGGCATGAAGTTGTCCGATCTGCACCTCAAGATCAGCAGCACGGTGTTGCGCGTCGAGCAACGCATCGGTGAGCGCACGCTCGCGGACGGCCGAACGCCTGACCTCTCTGTCAGCGTCAGCAAGCTGATCTTCCAGTAACTGCAGCTTCTGCGCTGTGGATCCGCTCACAGCCAGCGCCTTGCGATGCAGTTGACGCAACAGTTCCATCGCCTCAGGCGTCGGGGCAGCTCCCTGTTCCTCCGCGACATCGTGCATCAAGTCGCTGACGAACTCCCAAGGTGGTATCCGCGTCCGGTTGAGGTATCGGGAGACAGACCCTGCGTCTCTGTGCCGACGCGCCGCATAGCGACGAACGCTAACCCTCAGACCATCGAACATGCTTCTCAAGGCTTTGGCGAGCGCACGCGAATCATCCGGCAGTTGCCTTACCAGCGGCTCAAGACTCGTCACAAGCTGCCCTCCCGTCGGTGTTGCAGCAAGTGGCAACTGTGCCTGCTACCGCAACACTTCCTACACGCCGCAGCCTTGATCGTGTCCCACGAAAAACCAATCAGGGAGGCTCGGCATGCGAAACCCTAACCTCGATCGTTCATGAGGGGTCGTCAGTTTGCTGGCGGACTCTTTGTGGTGGGGGTTTCGGCGTCTGGGCAGGCTGACGGCCCGGTTGTCGCGTCGGGTGGGCGCCGGGTTCCACGGCTCCGGTCGGGGGTGGTGCTGCTCGCAGGGACGGGAACGTGCCGGTCAGCCGGGGTTCGGGAGGACGCGGAGCCGGTCCAGGGCATCGCTGATCACGTCGGCCCAGGGCCAGTGCCTGGCCAGGCGGAGGTAGCGGCGGCGGCCGGTGGTGATGAGCTGCGCGGCGGCGGAGAACAGCCGAAGCCGAAGGCGGCGGGGCTCCCACAGGCGGGCCTTGCCGGTGAGAGCGAGCAGGGGCATCCAGGCCAGCAGGTCCAGGGCGATCTGGACGATCTCCAGCCAGATCTGGTTCTGTGCGGCGCCATGGTGGGGAAGGTTGCGCAGGCCGGTGGCGCGGGCGGCGCGGATGCGGTCCTCAGCACGGGCACGCTGGCGGTGGCGCAGTTCAAGGGCGGCGATCGCCTCGCCCGCTGTGTTGGTGGCAAAGCAGGTCAACCGCATGCCGTCGGCGTCGGTGAAGCGCAACTGGGCACCGGGGTGCGGCCGTTCCTTCCGCACGATCAGCCGCAGCCCGTTGGGCCAGCCGGTCAGGCAGTCGCCGCCGAGTTCGGCAACCCAGGCGCCGTCGCGGATGTCGCCGTCGGGTTCGACGGCCGGTGTCCAGGCCGAGGCCGGGACCTTCAGGACGGCCTGGTGGATGGCGTCGGTGATGGTCATGCCGACCGAGTACGACAGCCACCTTCCGCGCCGGGCGAGCCAGGCGACGAACTCGTGGGTGCCTCCGCCGGAGTCGGTACGGATCAGCGTCTGCCGGCCGCGCCGGAGCCGTTTCGGCAACTGGGCCAGGGCCAGTCTGGTGGCCTCGATGTGGTCGGCGGCGGTGTTGGAGCCCGCGTTGCCGGGCCGCAGCAGGCCCACGACCGGCTCGCCGGACCCGCTGCGGCCGTGGTCGACGAATCCCATCAGCGGGTGGTGGCCGAACGTCTTCTTCCAGGTCGCGGCTGCGTCCTGCTTCTCGGAGTGGGCCAGGACGAGGACGCCGTCGATGTCCACGATCACCTGCCCGCCCGTGTCCGGCGCTGCTTCACCGGCCAACCGCCATACGCGTTCGCGTACTTCAGCACGGGCGGTGCGCAGTGCTGCCAGGACCCGCTGTCCGCCCGACGCCAGCGTGTTGATCAGCCGGGAGACCGTGGGGTCGGAGGCTACCGGCCCGAACACGGCCGGCTCAGCCCGCAGCAAGCCCACGTCGGCCAGGCAGTCCCCGCCGAGTGCCACCGCGAGCGCGACATCCAGCAGGATCTTGCCCGGATCGTGCACCGCCCGGGCCTTCCGCCACGGCTCAAGCGCCGCCGATATCGCCG
This window contains:
- a CDS encoding IS1380 family transposase — its product is MKKRIGSYPRVRVEGGGRGVVSQAGAVLLVETIRKSGLDTAISAALEPWRKARAVHDPGKILLDVALAVALGGDCLADVGLLRAEPAVFGPVASDPTVSRLINTLASGGQRVLAALRTARAEVRERVWRLAGEAAPDTGGQVIVDIDGVLVLAHSEKQDAAATWKKTFGHHPLMGFVDHGRSGSGEPVVGLLRPGNAGSNTAADHIEATRLALAQLPKRLRRGRQTLIRTDSGGGTHEFVAWLARRGRWLSYSVGMTITDAIHQAVLKVPASAWTPAVEPDGDIRDGAWVAELGGDCLTGWPNGLRLIVRKERPHPGAQLRFTDADGMRLTCFATNTAGEAIAALELRHRQRARAEDRIRAARATGLRNLPHHGAAQNQIWLEIVQIALDLLAWMPLLALTGKARLWEPRRLRLRLFSAAAQLITTGRRRYLRLARHWPWADVISDALDRLRVLPNPG